In Vibrio marisflavi CECT 7928, the following are encoded in one genomic region:
- a CDS encoding SH3 domain-containing protein: protein MKAILPILLLLFSGIVLAKVQVYLVAVDELNVRLAPSLKAKISHVMKQGEIVGVFEVKNGWARISEYYPASFERENGASALEGEVARWVFHEFISPQNLRSISPSPMSQLEKAIEYSDDFSTHRVAFIQMANELINTGRCTLKDFIRNGGWYLSVTHKPKKVYFTYCGKTHISNRIYLDPHTLEFLN from the coding sequence ATGAAAGCCATCTTGCCTATTTTGCTATTGTTATTTTCCGGAATCGTGCTCGCGAAAGTACAAGTTTATCTTGTAGCTGTAGACGAACTGAATGTCAGGTTGGCGCCAAGTTTGAAAGCCAAGATCTCCCATGTTATGAAACAAGGCGAAATTGTGGGCGTATTCGAAGTTAAAAATGGTTGGGCTCGTATTTCGGAATATTATCCAGCAAGTTTTGAGAGAGAAAATGGTGCTAGTGCCCTAGAAGGCGAGGTTGCACGATGGGTGTTTCATGAGTTTATCTCGCCACAAAACCTTCGCAGCATCTCACCGTCTCCTATGTCTCAATTAGAAAAAGCAATCGAGTATTCAGATGATTTTTCTACTCATAGGGTCGCTTTCATACAAATGGCAAACGAGCTAATAAACACAGGTCGATGCACGCTTAAAGACTTTATTCGCAATGGTGGTTGGTATCTCTCCGTTACCCATAAACCTAAGAAAGTTTATTTTACCTACTGTGGTAAAACACACATTTCCAACCGAATTTATCTAGATCCCCACACTTTAGAGTTTCTTAACTAG
- the nagK gene encoding N-acetylglucosamine kinase → MFYGFDVGGTKIEFGAFNEKLERVAVERVPTPTEDYELLIDTLAGLVEKYDAEFGVEGKIGLGIPGMVNADDDTVLTVNVPSARGKKLRQDLEAKVKRDVKIENDANCFALSEAWDEGLQDEASVMGLILGTGFGGGIIHEGKVFSGSNHVAGEFGHTRLPIDAWFHLGDNAPLLSCGCGQKGCLDSYLSGRGFELLYEHYYGEKKKAIDIIHSYNDGEEKAAEHVERFMELLAICFANIFTANDPDVVALGGGLSNFELIYEEMPKRVPKYLMSVSKCPKIIKALHGDSGGVRGAAFLNIK, encoded by the coding sequence ATGTTTTACGGCTTTGACGTCGGTGGTACTAAGATCGAATTTGGTGCATTCAACGAAAAACTAGAACGAGTAGCAGTTGAACGTGTACCAACACCTACTGAAGACTACGAGCTATTGATCGACACATTAGCCGGTTTAGTTGAAAAATATGATGCTGAGTTTGGCGTTGAGGGGAAAATTGGTTTAGGTATACCAGGAATGGTGAATGCAGATGACGATACAGTGCTAACTGTTAACGTACCGTCTGCGCGTGGTAAAAAACTACGACAAGATTTAGAAGCGAAAGTAAAACGTGACGTTAAGATTGAAAACGATGCGAACTGTTTTGCTCTCTCTGAAGCTTGGGATGAAGGCCTACAAGACGAAGCATCTGTTATGGGACTGATTCTAGGCACTGGCTTCGGTGGAGGAATTATCCACGAAGGCAAGGTATTCTCAGGCAGTAACCATGTTGCCGGTGAGTTTGGTCATACGCGCTTGCCAATCGATGCTTGGTTCCACCTAGGAGACAATGCGCCGTTATTAAGTTGTGGATGTGGTCAAAAGGGTTGTCTAGATAGCTACCTATCTGGTCGTGGCTTCGAGCTTTTATACGAACACTATTATGGTGAAAAGAAGAAAGCTATCGATATTATCCATAGTTATAACGATGGTGAAGAGAAAGCTGCAGAGCATGTAGAAAGGTTTATGGAGTTGTTGGCTATTTGCTTTGCAAATATATTTACAGCTAACGACCCTGATGTTGTTGCTCTAGGTGGCGGTTTGTCTAACTTCGAACTGATTTACGAAGAAATGCCTAAGCGTGTACCAAAATATCTTATGTCTGTATCTAAGTGCCCGAAAATCATTAAGGCACTGCATGGAGACTCTGGTGGTGTAAGAGGCGCAGCTTTCCTTAATATTAAGTAA
- the mobA gene encoding molybdenum cofactor guanylyltransferase MobA: MIPIETTSWVILAGGQASRMNGNDKGLIELNKKTLVEHAIEILAVQTDRYSINANRNLDTYQKFAPVIKDEITGFQGPLAGIHAGLANSKTEWVGFVPCDCPFIVGDLVERFCNDVSESNLIYVAHDGEHVQPIFSLWNIKVLDALEDYLKRGERKVGFFYKEMNAKPVDFSDTPKSFVNLNTPEDLKQFEKAEL, encoded by the coding sequence ATGATTCCAATAGAGACTACCAGCTGGGTAATCCTTGCTGGCGGGCAAGCTTCAAGGATGAATGGCAATGATAAAGGGCTAATTGAGCTTAACAAAAAGACTCTCGTTGAGCATGCAATAGAGATTTTAGCCGTGCAAACTGATCGCTACTCTATCAACGCTAATCGTAATCTTGATACTTACCAAAAGTTTGCGCCCGTTATCAAAGACGAAATCACTGGTTTTCAAGGCCCATTAGCTGGAATTCATGCTGGTTTAGCGAATAGTAAAACTGAATGGGTCGGCTTTGTTCCTTGTGATTGCCCATTTATTGTAGGCGACTTAGTTGAGCGTTTTTGTAATGACGTAAGTGAGAGCAATTTAATTTACGTTGCGCATGATGGAGAGCATGTTCAACCAATATTCAGCCTCTGGAACATTAAGGTACTTGATGCATTGGAAGATTACTTAAAGCGTGGAGAACGTAAAGTTGGCTTTTTCTATAAAGAAATGAATGCTAAGCCTGTCGACTTTAGCGATACACCTAAAAGCTTTGTAAATCTAAATACACCTGAAGATCTCAAACAATTTGAAAAGGCTGAGCTATAG
- a CDS encoding sterol desaturase family protein, whose product MSDVELVRITLFFATLTICGIWEAVLTRNSLRRNIKLRWLNNFSLASLNLVIVKIFMPLVVYNAANLAMQLNLGLLNQYRISDGVVLLLSILALDCVIYWQHRLFHRLSFCWPMHRVHHADQDVDISTGVRFHPIEIVLSLGIKASTVIVLGISPGAVIVFEVILSSSAIFTHCNVRLSPNTDRWLRYLIVTPNMHRIHHSTDVKHSNHNFGFFLSIWDRFFGSYIELPIQSYKVGIKEFNNQREVWLDRLLSQPFRKNTSNKS is encoded by the coding sequence ATGAGCGATGTAGAATTAGTCCGTATCACGTTATTTTTTGCTACATTGACAATTTGTGGCATTTGGGAAGCTGTGTTAACCCGAAACTCGTTACGTCGTAACATAAAGTTACGTTGGTTAAACAACTTTTCATTGGCCTCTTTAAATCTCGTGATCGTTAAAATTTTTATGCCGCTTGTTGTCTACAATGCTGCTAACTTGGCTATGCAATTGAATTTAGGCCTACTTAATCAATACAGAATCTCAGATGGGGTGGTTCTTTTACTATCCATCCTAGCGCTTGATTGTGTCATTTATTGGCAACACCGTCTGTTTCATAGGCTTTCGTTTTGTTGGCCGATGCATCGAGTCCATCATGCAGACCAAGATGTGGATATATCAACTGGCGTTAGGTTTCATCCAATCGAGATAGTACTTTCGTTAGGGATTAAGGCATCCACAGTGATTGTGCTTGGTATTAGCCCCGGTGCAGTAATCGTTTTTGAGGTTATTCTTAGCTCTAGTGCAATTTTCACCCACTGTAACGTAAGGCTAAGCCCGAATACTGACCGTTGGTTACGATACCTAATTGTGACTCCTAATATGCATAGAATCCATCACAGCACGGATGTAAAACATAGCAATCACAACTTCGGTTTCTTTTTGTCTATCTGGGATAGATTTTTTGGCAGCTACATAGAGCTGCCTATTCAAAGCTACAAGGTTGGTATCAAAGAATTTAACAACCAACGCGAGGTTTGGTTAGATAGGCTGCTTAGCCAGCCATTTAGAAAAAACACCTCGAATAAAAGTTAA
- a CDS encoding MATE family efflux transporter, protein MQRYKKEAHTLIKLATPVLIASVAQTGMGFVDTIMAGGVSATDMAAVSIAASIWLPSILFGVGLLMALIPIVAQLNGAGRQKKIAYEIQQGTALALFISLPIVLVLFQTHEILNIMDVQPLMADKTNGYMHAVIFAVPAFLLFQTLRSLTDGLSLTKPAMVIGFIGLACNIPLNWIFVYGKFGAPALGGVGCGVATAIVYWLMFFALLIYVITSKKVAKVGLFDQFYTPELKPILRLFKLGLPVALAVFFEVTLFAVVSLLVAPLGPLVVAAHQVAINFSSLIFMLPMSIGSAVSIRVGHTLGEEDVSGAAIASRVGVLLGLTVTIVTATLTVLLRENIANLYTGNRAVIELAVQLLVFASVYQFADTVQVIAAGALRGYKDMGAIFKCTFISYWIFGLPTGYILALTNWITEPMGVYGFWIGFIVGLCFAASMLGFRLHWMHKQSDATQLEFSTR, encoded by the coding sequence GTGCAACGATATAAAAAGGAAGCCCATACGCTTATAAAGCTTGCAACACCGGTGTTAATCGCTTCTGTCGCCCAGACTGGAATGGGATTTGTTGATACCATCATGGCCGGTGGTGTTAGTGCCACTGACATGGCCGCCGTCTCAATAGCTGCTAGTATATGGTTGCCGTCTATCTTGTTTGGCGTTGGCCTGTTAATGGCTTTGATTCCTATAGTCGCACAACTCAATGGTGCAGGACGTCAGAAAAAGATTGCCTACGAAATTCAGCAAGGCACAGCACTTGCGCTGTTTATTTCTTTACCTATCGTTTTAGTACTGTTTCAAACACATGAAATTCTCAATATCATGGATGTCCAACCATTGATGGCGGACAAAACCAATGGCTACATGCATGCAGTAATCTTTGCGGTACCTGCTTTTTTGCTATTCCAAACTTTGCGAAGCCTAACGGATGGGCTATCTCTAACAAAACCTGCCATGGTAATAGGTTTCATAGGATTAGCATGTAATATTCCTTTAAACTGGATCTTTGTATATGGCAAATTTGGTGCACCAGCTCTCGGCGGCGTTGGATGTGGAGTCGCGACAGCAATTGTCTATTGGCTGATGTTTTTTGCACTTCTCATCTATGTCATTACCTCGAAAAAAGTCGCAAAAGTAGGCCTTTTTGACCAGTTTTATACTCCTGAGTTAAAACCCATATTGCGCCTTTTCAAGCTAGGCTTGCCTGTTGCGCTGGCCGTATTCTTTGAAGTTACTCTGTTTGCAGTTGTGTCTTTGCTCGTAGCTCCTCTTGGACCGCTTGTTGTGGCCGCACACCAAGTCGCTATCAACTTTTCTTCGCTGATTTTTATGCTTCCTATGAGTATTGGCTCTGCGGTCAGTATCCGTGTCGGCCACACATTAGGTGAAGAGGACGTTAGCGGTGCTGCTATAGCCTCTAGAGTAGGTGTTTTACTGGGCCTTACTGTCACTATTGTGACGGCTACGCTAACGGTCTTATTACGTGAAAACATCGCAAATCTATACACGGGAAATAGAGCGGTAATTGAGTTAGCGGTGCAACTACTTGTCTTTGCTTCCGTCTATCAGTTTGCAGACACTGTCCAAGTTATCGCGGCTGGGGCACTACGTGGATACAAAGATATGGGCGCTATATTCAAGTGCACCTTTATCTCATATTGGATTTTCGGTTTACCTACTGGGTATATATTAGCTTTAACGAACTGGATTACGGAGCCAATGGGCGTGTATGGCTTTTGGATAGGCTTCATCGTCGGATTGTGTTTTGCAGCTAGTATGCTCGGATTTAGGTTACATTGGATGCACAAGCAGTCTGACGCAACACAATTAGAGTTTTCAACCAGATAA
- a CDS encoding riboflavin synthase subunit alpha codes for MFTGIVQGMAFVEAIDKKQDFQTHVVKLPGELSENLTVGASVAHNGCCLTVTHIEGEKVSFDLMQETLSATNLSELNVGDSVNIERAAKFGDEIGGHSMSGHISIMSEVIDIIDTPNNKTIWFSVPSDKIKYVLEKGYIGLDGCSLTIGEVKGNTFNVHLIPETLTRTLFGSRQVGDKVNVEFDPQTQAIVDTVERVMQRNANQ; via the coding sequence ATGTTTACTGGGATAGTGCAAGGAATGGCGTTTGTTGAAGCCATAGATAAAAAACAAGACTTTCAAACTCACGTCGTAAAACTGCCGGGAGAACTAAGTGAAAACCTCACTGTCGGCGCCTCGGTAGCACACAATGGTTGTTGCTTGACGGTAACTCACATAGAAGGTGAAAAAGTCTCTTTTGATTTGATGCAGGAAACACTAAGTGCAACAAACTTGAGTGAACTTAACGTCGGTGATTCCGTGAATATAGAGCGAGCCGCTAAGTTTGGTGATGAAATCGGCGGGCACAGCATGTCTGGCCATATCAGTATAATGTCGGAGGTTATTGATATCATAGATACACCAAACAATAAGACTATTTGGTTCTCAGTGCCTAGCGACAAAATTAAATACGTATTGGAGAAAGGCTATATAGGCTTAGATGGTTGCTCATTGACCATCGGAGAAGTAAAAGGAAATACATTTAACGTCCACTTAATTCCAGAGACATTGACGCGAACCTTGTTTGGTTCGCGTCAAGTAGGAGATAAGGTAAATGTAGAGTTTGACCCACAGACTCAAGCTATCGTAGACACAGTTGAACGAGTGATGCAAAGAAACGCTAATCAGTAA
- a CDS encoding ABC-F family ATPase — MISTANITQQFGAKPLFENISVKFGEGHRYGLIGANGCGKSTFMKILSGELDPTGGNVSYDPNERIAKLNQDQFAYEEYTVIDTVIMGYKELWKCKQERDRIYALPEMSEEDGMKVADLEVQFSEMDGYMAEAKAGELLLAVGIPVEQHYGLMSEVAPGWKLRVLLAQVLFADPHIMLLDEPTNNLDIDTIRWLEQTLNERNCTMIIISHDRHFLNSVCTHMADLDYGELRLYPGNYDEYMTAASQARDRLLADNAKKKAQIAELQTFVARFSANASKAKQATSRAKLIDKIQLEDVKASSRQNPFIRFEQSKELFRNALVVEGLTQGYDEDLFSNFNAIFEVGERVAIIGENGVGKTTLLNTLAGALEPRSGEFKWSENSNIGYYAQDHADEFEKDMNLMEWMGQWRQEGDDEQVVRSFLGRMLFSQDDIKKSVKVLSGGEQGRMLLGKLMMHKPNMLLMDEPTNHMDMESIESLNTALENYKGTLFFVSHDRVFVDSLATRIIEIKGNKITDFKGTYTEFLKSKGVDE; from the coding sequence TTGATTTCCACAGCAAACATCACTCAACAATTTGGCGCTAAGCCTCTGTTTGAAAATATTTCAGTCAAATTTGGTGAAGGGCATCGCTATGGCTTAATTGGCGCGAACGGCTGCGGTAAGTCTACCTTCATGAAAATTTTAAGTGGTGAACTAGACCCAACTGGTGGAAATGTAAGTTACGATCCCAATGAAAGGATTGCGAAGCTTAATCAGGATCAGTTTGCTTATGAAGAGTATACCGTTATAGATACGGTCATCATGGGCTACAAAGAGCTGTGGAAATGTAAGCAGGAAAGAGACCGAATCTACGCTTTGCCAGAAATGAGTGAAGAAGACGGCATGAAGGTAGCTGATCTGGAAGTTCAATTTTCTGAAATGGATGGCTATATGGCAGAAGCCAAAGCCGGGGAGCTTCTTTTGGCCGTTGGTATTCCCGTTGAGCAGCATTACGGGCTGATGAGTGAAGTTGCACCAGGTTGGAAACTTCGTGTGTTGTTAGCACAGGTACTGTTTGCCGACCCGCATATCATGTTACTCGATGAGCCTACCAACAACTTGGATATCGACACTATTCGCTGGCTTGAGCAAACGCTTAATGAGCGTAACTGCACAATGATCATTATTTCCCACGACCGCCACTTCCTAAATAGCGTATGTACGCATATGGCTGATTTGGACTACGGTGAATTGCGCCTTTATCCGGGTAACTACGATGAGTACATGACTGCAGCGAGCCAAGCAAGAGATCGTCTACTTGCAGACAATGCGAAGAAGAAAGCTCAAATTGCAGAGCTACAAACCTTCGTCGCGCGATTTTCTGCGAATGCTTCTAAGGCAAAACAGGCAACATCTCGCGCAAAACTTATCGATAAAATTCAGCTAGAAGATGTAAAAGCTTCTAGCCGCCAAAACCCATTTATTCGCTTTGAGCAATCTAAAGAGCTCTTTAGAAATGCGCTGGTGGTTGAAGGTTTAACTCAAGGTTATGATGAAGATCTTTTTTCTAATTTCAATGCAATCTTCGAAGTGGGAGAGCGAGTAGCCATTATTGGTGAAAACGGCGTGGGTAAGACGACCTTGCTTAATACACTTGCTGGTGCGCTTGAACCTCGCTCTGGTGAGTTTAAATGGTCAGAGAACTCAAATATCGGCTATTACGCTCAAGATCATGCTGATGAATTCGAAAAAGATATGAACTTAATGGAATGGATGGGGCAATGGCGACAAGAAGGTGATGACGAGCAAGTGGTTCGCAGTTTCTTGGGCAGAATGCTGTTTTCTCAAGACGATATTAAGAAGTCAGTTAAGGTGCTTTCAGGAGGAGAGCAGGGACGTATGCTGCTTGGCAAATTAATGATGCACAAGCCTAATATGTTGCTAATGGATGAACCTACTAACCACATGGACATGGAGTCTATTGAATCTCTTAACACTGCTCTTGAGAACTACAAAGGTACTTTATTCTTCGTATCACACGATAGGGTGTTTGTAGACTCATTGGCAACTCGTATTATCGAAATCAAGGGCAATAAGATCACCGATTTTAAAGGCACATATACAGAATTTCTTAAATCAAAAGGCGTAGACGAGTAG
- a CDS encoding fructosamine kinase family protein, whose amino-acid sequence MWQAISQQLSEKLMFSFSISEKTKLTGGEISEGYMIGDGRDRYFVKVNSREFLPNFETEAENIKTLRNTDTIYVPELVMSGTTKSHSFLVLNYLSVKPLEDKHNSFLFGQQLAKLHSWGEQKEYGFDQDNYIGTTIQPNKWHRKWHRFFAEQRIGWQLQLLAEKGIALVDISEFTQFVSESLAPHNPRPALLHGDLWNGNTGNSAFGPICYDPACYWGDRECDIAMTELFEGFQPEFYQGYKSIYPLDNGYSQRKDIYNLYHILNHCNQFGGNYLAQAENLIESILNQ is encoded by the coding sequence ATGTGGCAAGCGATTTCTCAACAACTATCTGAGAAGTTAATGTTCTCATTCAGTATTTCAGAAAAAACGAAGCTGACAGGAGGAGAAATAAGCGAAGGCTATATGATTGGTGATGGGCGCGATAGGTACTTTGTGAAAGTCAACTCACGTGAGTTTCTACCAAACTTTGAAACTGAAGCCGAAAACATAAAGACTCTTAGAAATACAGATACAATTTATGTACCTGAGCTTGTCATGTCCGGCACCACAAAAAGCCACTCATTCCTAGTTCTTAACTACTTATCTGTTAAACCTTTAGAAGACAAACATAACAGCTTTTTGTTTGGTCAGCAGTTGGCCAAGCTTCACTCTTGGGGAGAACAAAAAGAGTATGGATTTGATCAGGACAACTATATAGGGACAACTATCCAACCCAACAAGTGGCATCGAAAGTGGCATCGTTTTTTTGCTGAGCAAAGAATAGGTTGGCAGCTTCAATTACTTGCTGAAAAAGGAATCGCCCTAGTGGACATCTCCGAATTCACCCAATTCGTCAGTGAGTCTCTAGCCCCTCATAACCCTCGCCCTGCTCTATTACACGGAGACTTATGGAATGGAAATACTGGCAACTCAGCTTTTGGTCCAATCTGCTACGATCCTGCTTGTTACTGGGGAGATAGAGAATGTGATATCGCCATGACAGAATTATTCGAAGGGTTTCAGCCAGAGTTTTATCAAGGCTATAAAAGTATTTACCCCCTTGATAATGGCTACAGTCAGCGCAAAGATATCTATAATCTATACCACATTCTAAACCACTGTAATCAATTTGGGGGTAACTACTTAGCTCAGGCAGAGAACCTAATTGAATCGATACTGAACCAATAA
- a CDS encoding tRNA-uridine aminocarboxypropyltransferase: protein MRTHAFHEAHQQRLSQSTKPFNARGAKVERCQHCQIAKKFCICEYQPKPSEKVSALILVNVNELLKPSNTGRLIADVIDDCHVYQWSRTEPDTQLLKILQDDSYQPIVVFPEEYVENRERLLDSSRLITFADKKPLLIFLDGSWREARRMFRKSPYLNTFPVLSIKPEALSQYLMRKTDNDNHLATGEVASLVLEQLGYSKEANTLKVWFEVFRESYMLTKTRIKPDVTRPHLKKFIERKQR from the coding sequence ATGAGAACACACGCCTTCCACGAGGCTCATCAACAACGACTGAGCCAATCAACCAAGCCTTTTAATGCGCGAGGAGCAAAAGTGGAGCGTTGCCAGCATTGTCAAATCGCGAAAAAGTTTTGTATATGTGAATATCAGCCTAAGCCAAGTGAAAAAGTCTCTGCATTAATACTGGTTAATGTCAATGAACTGCTGAAGCCTAGTAATACTGGCCGCTTGATAGCTGACGTAATAGATGACTGTCATGTATATCAATGGAGTAGAACAGAACCTGATACGCAGCTACTTAAGATTCTGCAGGATGACAGTTATCAACCGATCGTTGTTTTTCCGGAAGAGTATGTTGAAAATAGGGAAAGGCTACTAGATAGTTCAAGGCTGATAACTTTCGCTGACAAAAAGCCACTGCTTATCTTTCTCGATGGAAGTTGGAGAGAAGCAAGGCGAATGTTTAGAAAGTCACCTTACTTAAATACGTTTCCAGTTTTGTCGATTAAACCAGAGGCACTTTCTCAATACCTAATGCGTAAAACAGATAACGACAATCACTTGGCAACAGGAGAGGTTGCGTCTTTGGTACTTGAGCAGTTAGGTTATAGCAAAGAGGCAAATACGTTGAAGGTTTGGTTTGAAGTATTTCGTGAAAGTTACATGTTGACTAAGACTCGTATTAAACCTGATGTGACTCGCCCGCATTTAAAAAAGTTTATTGAGCGAAAGCAAAGATAA
- a CDS encoding DUF3802 family protein: MVVETDGYVALIEHLAFNLDVFASEDGDTGEESVEDVVTDMVASNIMAIFEQNPELHSSVRFQLLKEADVVVEELGEVLAGVWTKPATNDQINFLDEYIALVKNLFDTAVAKYD, from the coding sequence GTGGTTGTCGAAACCGATGGTTATGTAGCATTAATCGAACATTTAGCATTCAATCTTGACGTCTTTGCTTCTGAGGATGGAGATACAGGAGAAGAGAGTGTTGAAGATGTTGTGACTGATATGGTTGCTAGTAATATTATGGCGATCTTTGAACAGAACCCAGAGTTGCATTCTAGTGTTCGTTTTCAGCTTTTAAAAGAAGCTGATGTTGTAGTGGAGGAGCTAGGGGAAGTATTGGCTGGAGTATGGACCAAGCCAGCAACAAATGATCAAATAAACTTCTTGGACGAATATATTGCTTTGGTAAAAAACCTTTTCGATACTGCTGTCGCCAAATATGATTAA
- a CDS encoding DUF3080 family protein: MATLRIETYFIQRIGLLISTFLVFGCDQRSNNPEAHFKDYIARISAVQESEKLTIPSTIYHQVPAKRELQFALPTIQLGLLEGYELRKCGLFHLIAERNSILGKVQDDFRLMEFQIKLLSGLTHCIQSNAISEDLKAKLIRIQLDKQQQLPFRLYNLIYASQSMQKQLSATQWLDSSSLTATNSIKHAMETIKGYQSYLTINSTNLASLSNHQEPIEKQLVLGPLLFSLLNSAQLLETATAQLKRYDHKVICGKNRNQTRFRHLINVFQISFTKRIQPYLVSLDRIYQTLQPELVILSTQYLDSPHSKEKYTFPLSPAYENFKTTVKEHVRYWQALFKRCRVNVSNVMK, translated from the coding sequence ATGGCTACTTTGAGAATAGAGACCTACTTTATACAGCGTATAGGACTTCTTATTTCTACATTTTTGGTGTTTGGCTGCGATCAAAGATCAAATAACCCTGAAGCTCACTTTAAAGACTATATTGCACGAATCTCTGCCGTGCAGGAATCAGAAAAACTTACCATTCCTTCGACAATCTATCACCAAGTACCCGCTAAACGAGAACTTCAATTTGCATTACCAACAATTCAACTCGGCTTGCTAGAAGGTTACGAACTACGTAAGTGTGGACTGTTCCATTTAATAGCCGAGAGAAACTCAATTTTAGGCAAGGTACAAGACGATTTTCGACTTATGGAATTTCAAATTAAGCTGCTAAGTGGTTTAACCCATTGTATTCAATCAAATGCTATCAGCGAAGACTTGAAAGCCAAACTAATAAGGATTCAGCTAGACAAACAGCAACAGCTGCCATTTAGGCTATACAATCTAATATACGCTAGTCAATCTATGCAAAAGCAACTCAGCGCGACCCAATGGTTAGATAGCAGTTCTCTAACCGCGACAAACTCAATCAAACATGCAATGGAGACTATTAAAGGCTATCAATCATATTTGACAATTAACTCGACCAATCTTGCATCGTTAAGCAACCACCAAGAGCCGATTGAGAAGCAGTTAGTTTTAGGGCCTTTACTTTTTTCTTTACTGAATTCAGCACAACTTTTAGAAACCGCAACAGCGCAGCTTAAACGGTATGATCATAAAGTCATCTGTGGCAAAAACAGGAATCAAACACGTTTTAGGCACCTTATCAATGTGTTTCAAATTAGCTTTACTAAACGTATTCAACCTTATTTGGTTTCTCTAGACAGAATCTATCAAACGCTACAGCCAGAGCTAGTGATACTATCAACTCAATACCTTGATAGCCCTCATAGCAAAGAAAAATACACATTTCCGCTTAGTCCTGCTTATGAAAATTTCAAGACCACGGTTAAGGAACATGTACGTTACTGGCAGGCTCTTTTTAAAAGGTGCAGAGTGAACGTTAGCAACGTAATGAAATAG
- a CDS encoding DNA ligase, whose product MTIKVSLLALSISMSFSASSQSMTDVARAPEIVTTARSYSGNIKMQKYWYSEKLDGIRAIWTGTELKTRKGNIIHAPSWFTKSLPNIALDGELWAGRQNYYIVQNTVLDQTPNDEMWRSIRYMVFDLPNHKGNYQQRYARLKSLVKEIEEEHVAYVPQYSVQTEQQLYAQLTNVIERGGEGLMLREVTALYHQGRSDSLLKLKQASDDEATVIGYKAGSGKYQGMMGALLVRMQSGIEFYIGSGFSDKLRESPPPIGSRVMFKFNGYTHKGIPKFARYVRERP is encoded by the coding sequence ATGACAATAAAAGTTAGCTTATTGGCACTTTCTATTAGCATGTCTTTTTCAGCCAGCTCTCAGAGTATGACTGACGTTGCTCGTGCTCCAGAGATTGTCACTACAGCACGCAGCTATAGCGGCAACATAAAGATGCAGAAGTATTGGTACAGTGAAAAGCTGGACGGCATACGAGCTATTTGGACGGGTACAGAGCTGAAAACCAGAAAAGGCAATATCATTCATGCGCCTAGCTGGTTTACAAAAAGCTTACCAAATATAGCTCTTGATGGGGAACTATGGGCGGGCAGACAGAATTACTACATTGTACAAAATACAGTTCTCGACCAAACACCAAATGATGAAATGTGGCGCTCGATTCGATATATGGTGTTTGATTTACCAAATCACAAAGGCAATTACCAACAGCGATATGCAAGGTTAAAGTCTCTCGTTAAAGAGATAGAAGAAGAGCACGTTGCCTATGTCCCTCAGTACTCAGTGCAAACTGAACAGCAACTGTATGCCCAGCTAACTAATGTTATAGAGAGAGGCGGGGAAGGTTTAATGCTGCGTGAGGTGACTGCTTTGTATCATCAAGGCCGTAGTGACAGTTTATTGAAGTTAAAGCAGGCGAGTGATGATGAAGCGACAGTGATAGGGTATAAGGCTGGATCGGGAAAATATCAGGGTATGATGGGGGCGTTATTAGTTAGAATGCAGTCTGGCATAGAGTTTTATATTGGCAGTGGTTTTAGCGACAAATTAAGGGAAAGCCCGCCACCTATTGGCTCAAGAGTGATGTTTAAGTTTAATGGTTACACACATAAAGGAATACCCAAATTTGCTCGATACGTTAGGGAGAGACCATAA